A section of the Lepus europaeus isolate LE1 chromosome 19, mLepTim1.pri, whole genome shotgun sequence genome encodes:
- the PTH2 gene encoding tuberoinfundibular peptide of 39 residues — protein sequence MEPHQVSRSPRVWLLLLLLLVPGGARPTPGVALPPAGVLSLRIPARARAVPATLASRRSLALADDVAFRERARLLAALERRQWLNSYMQKLLVLGAP from the exons ATGGAGCCCCACCAGGTGTCCAGGAGCCCCCgggtgtggctgctgctgctgctgctccttgtGCCCGGGGGCGCCCGTCCCACCCCGGGAGTCGCCCTGCCCCCCGCAGGGGTTCTCAG CCTCCGCATCCCGGCGCGGGCCCGGGCGGTCCCGGCCACCCTGGCATCGCGGCGGAGCCTGGCGCTGGCGGACGACGTGGCCTTCCGGGAGCGCGCGCGGCTGCTGGCCGCCCTGGAGCGCCGTCAGTGGCTGAACTCCTACATGCAGAAGCTGCTGGTGCTGGGCGCGCCCTGA